tttagaacaaatgAAAGAATATCCTTTGTCATTTAAATGCATTACTAGTATTACTAGTATTAGTGgttgtttgatattatattttcaattatatatggTGTGTTTCGAAAATATATTTGTCTTGAaagatatcaaattaatatttttttagtgttttttttttataattttgatgtgttgatataaaaaaaattaatatattttcaaataaaaaatagtatatcTGTCCAAACTTTTATGTTTCCGTTGGCAAGGAAAGTCAAGCAATAAAATTTGTggctttttaaaagaaaattaattataaatatatttcattgaTTATCCGCTCGTATAAGTATttgttgcggttgcttttcaaagtgtttttcacttagaaatgtaatgaaataatttttttattttttaaaaattattttttacatcagcgcatcaaaataattcaaaaatactaaaaaatattaatttgaaggaaaaaaatttaaaaaatttaaattttttcaaaaacacttttaaaatgcaaaaataaacagcCAATAGACCAATAGAAAAGACATACTCATAATTTCCCTTAGCGTGTTTATTTGAATTAAGAGGGAACAAGTGAACTTGTTCAAAGTTGTTGGAAACTCGAAAAATCCATTTGGCTTATAATTTAGATTTAAGAATCGATTTATCACACaaattttccatttctttttgtttaacaGCCTTGGAAAATTCAACTACATACtatgaataaaatcaatttatcatcCAAAATCATATGGTATAACATAAGAAACCATTTCTTGATATCATTCACTCACAATTCtgatttaaattgattaattttattaaaaaaataaaacgtttTATCTAATTAGTTGTTCTTTCCTGTCTAATTTTTGCTTAAGTACTATACCTCCATATCCTATATCTGCCGTATATGTTTCTACTATCGGAGAGTTTTGTCGTGCTTTTcaaccttttaaaatataagtgtGTGCGTGCTCATGAGACCATGCATGCATGTCGGTTTTTTCTCAATCTTCTTTATAAAGGTTCACAGATTTGTCTCAAATtcttaattcttaaaaataaaattggtatataaacaaataacacATGCTTGTACAATGTTATTATCTTCAGTTTCTCCTATTGTTTTAGATGAATCTTCTTGTGTTTGATAAATTTGTTCTATTTGTTTAGATtttgataaacaaataaaattgcttCAAGAAATAAAGTTTATAGCTTTGGGACTCAAAAAATCGATTTGGGTTCTAATTTaggtttaaaattgatttaaatccTGTGAAAATGACACAAAGcttccatttctttttgttCATAGGAATTCAACTACATTGAATAAAATCGATTTATCATCCAAAATTGTATAGTATATctttataacataaaaaatcatttattgatATCATTGATTCTTGGCCTAATCTAAaatcttcttattttattacTTTGTTACTTTATTGTATATGTGGGTTTAACAACTCATCATGCTCATTTGAATGTGGATGTAATACCTAACTGAATCTAATGATATTGTGTCTGTCACCTCGTAAGACTCATATTTGGGCTTAGCGCATTGCTAAATCCCAGGATATTGAGTTCAACAATTTACCAAACTCATATATATTTAGGTTTAGTACATAGCTAAATCCCAGAATATTAAGTATGACAGCTCACCAGATCTATAAGTATTTAAACTCAACATGTAGCTGAACTCGAAGATATTGAGTCTAATAACACCATTCCTTTATCTCttttaaatatagaattaagctaaaaattataaattaaaaatatattaatccattacaaaggaaaaacaaactccttgataaagaaaaaaacactcttTTATAACCAAGATCATCAAAGTATATTCTATAAGAAACTCATGTTTGTGTTTGTTAAGAAGTGTCCTCTAAAGACACCGAGGCAAggctaaaaatacaattttggAATGGAAATATGCAAAAgtaaattttctaaatttgtagttgtttttaaacATTAGCTCTGTGCAggctaaaataatttatttttcatttataaaaatttattttttatattttttgcatataacttttttaaaaccataattaaaaatgttgtttttattattattttaaaccaaaagacaaaataaaagacTCTTAACTCCAAAAACTATCACAACATCAAATATATACAAAAGACATCTATAGCAAGATAGCCAAAAGACTCTAACTATCAATTTAGCatatcatgatttgttttagctGCTATAACGAGATAGCCAGAACAAAAGCTaaaatcccttttctttttcaatgagCCATtactgtaaattttttttttgaggaaagcaatgaaaaagagtaagaattttaattaatttttttatttaaacttccCTTCTCGTTTcttattttatgcaaaataaaaaataatttgttaaaatgTTATTCcccattaaaaagaagaaaagaaagaagctaaGATAGTGATAATTTATATCATTCAAAATGGGTTTTGACTTGGAAGATATCGTAAGAAGCTTCTTATTTTAGTAGAAGTCATGAATGATACGAAATTTCAAACCTAACAGGTGGCgcgttatttttttaatattttagaggTGGGCCCTGCATTGATGATCATGACATGAAGTGCAGAGCTAAACATTATGGGTACCGTATACAACAAATTCCGGTATTTTTTATGCATTCGTTGtaatagaaatattatattatattatgacGGCTTTGGAATAATAGTagcagtattttttttaaagagtttttttttattaaaataatatgttttttatgttttttaaaatgttataaaaatataaaaaataaataaatctacactttaaaaaattaaaatttcttgaaaTACAGTTTATCTAAAATCATGTTTAAATTCGTATGTGCTTAGTTGACCGGTAAGTCCgagctttttatttaaataaaaaactttaattcttttaaatatatatatttattatcaattaaatcccagatcaataaattttattaatgaatttcaaaatatttttttgaaaaaaatcttaatcgagtctttttgttgatattcatcaatattttgtcaaattttcttttaattgaaacCGTTTTAGTGCATATgttggtaaaaattaatttgtttagtgTAGTTAACAAGTGAAGGGAAAACATATTGTAGAATTCTTTGCTATTGCTGAGTTTCCGGTGCTTCGAATCAAGCCCTCGTCATCATCTTTTTCATACAGGGGacctaatattaaaattgatgcaAGAATTAATTCAGTTAAatggaattaatttatttaatttttaacctatcaataccttttttttaattgtattttgatACCTATTATATCAAgccctcatcatcatcatcatcatcttcttcttcaacacaAGATCCAAGGATCATtcatatattcaataaaatcaagaataaattGATCTTTCATTTCACATTCCACGTAATAATCACAACACATTCATCTCACAGAGATTAACATATCAAGGTAtaaaagattaataaattaaatctcATGCATTCCTATTTATAATATAAGAGAGGAATAGCTAAATGGtaagagtttaaaattaaaagatttgctccttctgtgatctcaggttcgagtcatgtggttgctcatatgatagccattgaaggcttacatggttgttaacttcagggcccgtaggattagtcgaggtacgcgaaAACTAGCCtggacatccacgttaaactaaaaaatatatatataaaagaggaaGATTATACAACGGTTAATGTTAAAGTTCTTATGTcagaaaacattttccaataaAGTTTTAACCTTAAATATGAGTgatttatgtatttaattttacttCAAATACGCATATTAACCATGTCAAAACAAATCTCTAATAGCATAATTAGATGAAAAATGTTActgtttattattatcattattatcttttcaattcaACATTATCTTAGtccataaaatatgaaaataagacTGAAAGAAATTGACAGAAGGGTATGATTGAGAAATGTCAAAAGTATTCAGGATGCAATCGATAAACTTTATAGGTTTGGGATGCAATTGGAAATAGGTTTATAAGTTTGATACTAAATTGAGggcttgtttttctttcttggaaaaGTAGAGATCTCACGTGATTCtcgagggagggagggagggaaggAATATccggaaaaaaagaagaagaaaaattcaaaatgatgacaggtgaggtatatatatatatatatatatatatatatatatattactatatatatatatttatttatttttcccgCTTTGAAAGTATTTCGTAGATGCAAGCAAAGCATTTCCGAATGGCAAATGGGACAGCTAAGCCTCGCGTCGCCTCCTAACGCTCCCATGTCCAAACAAAACATAAACTTCCGTTTTTTTCGCTTGATTATACGCTCCAATCTAacgccatgtttttttttgccttaTTACTACTATATTTCCACGTCATCCATGCGTAATCTCCACAAAATTAATTCAGTGTATACTGTATAGAAATACTTAGATACATAAAATAGCTATATCATATATTTTCACTTTAATACAAATACATGTAAGATacaattttggagaaaaaataaaactaaacaaaaagaatttgaaaagaagaagaatataatttttacttaatttctaAATCTTGaactagatttttaaaaattaaatttagaatttagaaattaaaatatacaattgAATTCAGTTTACatataaatagttaaatttaaatGTCTTTTGCAAAACTATCTATAAAAAAGAATGGATAGAATATCATTTCTCAACTCAATTAATAGTATCAAACTAATATATACATACacatacatacacacacatacataaaTACATACATAGatacacatacatacatacatacatagacatctatgtatgtatgtgtgtgtgtatgtgtgtatgTATATTAAAATCTAGATTTAGTATGTATTTCATAACCTAGcgcataatatttttataaaaatatataaaataatatttttttataatacattaaaattattattattaaaaaatattaatttaatattttgtcaagtaaaaaataattttaaaaatatttaaattatattaacaaaatcATGGAACATTTTACAGGGCTCAAGACTTATCAGATATTTTACGGagccattttaaaaaaataaatatgagagaaaatataaaatttataatttataaaaatatttttatttagatttttttaaattgtgttcgGTAAAATTTATTACTGTAGAAATCCTTCacataatatcaaattatttattttaaagaaagggCCCTAACAGCAAtgtaaattgtaaataaaaactcactgacataataaatatatattacatttaCTTGGAAGTTGGTTTGAAGCCAAGTTTGGATTAGAAGAGGAGGCAGGGAGGGGCAATTcaaagagaagaggagaagaaaaatatttctacCTAGCGAGGAACCTGCGATATAAACGGAGTTCAGACAGACATCCACTCTgggctctctttctctctctgctTTCCTAATCTATTCtgggtttttttctctttaatccgattttttttttaatctttgaccCCGCTGTTTTAGGTTTTGTTCCGAATTTAAAGAGTTTTTGCCATTCCAAGGTATGCTTTATATATCTTCttttgttattgtgtttttgtttaaaaggcCCGTactcttttaatttaatcaccATGAACTGGAAGGTAAATTAACtggttgattttaattaatttcttttgatttttgtcttATGAGTTTATGTTTCATGGTCATGGGTTTCTCTTGTTTAATAATctggttgttgttttttttttttttaatttgtgagaAGATGATGTTGTCGAAAATTGAAGGCGGGAAAAAGACCAGAGAGGATTCAGGTAATGGCAAGTTGTTGAGTGAAATTGAAACTATAAGCAAAGCCCTTTATCTTGACAAAAACCTTTCAAGAACGGCCTCCGTTTCTACATCTAGTAATCGACCCAGATCAACTGGAAAAACCCAGTTGGTAGATCCTAAATCGAAGCTTGATAATAAACATGGTAGTGAAGACCCGTCTCGCAAGGACAAGAAGTCAATTTGGAATTGGAAGCCTTTAAAAGCCTTTTCAAATGCAAGGAACCGTGAGTTCAATTGTTGTTTCTCTCTTCAAGTCCATTCCATCGAAGGGTTTCCCTCTACTTTGGACAATTTAAGTGTTTGTGTTCACTGGAAGAGACGGGATGGCGAGTTGGTGACGAGCCCTGTCAAGGTTTTTGAAGGGATTGCAGAGTTTGAGGAGAAGCTTACGCATACGTGCGTTGTGTATGGGAGTAGGAGCGGACCCCACCACTCAGCTAAGTACGAGGCTAAACATTTTTTGCTCTATGCAGCTCTATTTGGGGCAATGGACCTGGATTTGGGGAAGCATAGGGTTGACCTCACGAGGCTGCTTCCTCTCACATTGGAGGAATTAGAGGAGGACAAGAGCTCGGGAAAGTGGACTACAAGTTATAAGTTGTCAGGAGAAGCTAAAGGTGCTAAGATGAATGTTAGTTTTGGGTACACAGTGGTTAGTAATACTCCCATCTTCCCCAGAAATAATCAGAATGTTAATGAGCTGTTGAGGGTGAAGCTGAATAATGCAAGAACAGTGAAACCAGCACCTAAACTTTGTCAAGGTGATGCCAAAAGCATGGTATATCGTACTGGAAGTCTTCCTGGTAATTTTAACCAGCAGCGCCGCGCTGCATCTCGTTCTGTAGAAGATGTAAAAGATCTACATGAGGTGTTGCCGGTATCAAGTTCAGAACTTGATATTCCTGTAAATATCCTGCATCAGAAATTAGAAGACAAGTTGGATGCTTCAGGTTATAACCCTGAATTTGACGTGTTCACTGAAAATCTTGAGCCAATTAAACAACCCTCCATCTGTGATtcagatttgataaaaaaaggaaCAGAAAATGAGAGTGAAAATAGTGAATTTGCTGTGATTGATCAGGGGATAGAAGTGTCGTCAGAGGAAGTTAACATAATGTCTGCAGATGTTTCTACTGTAGATGTTAAAATGGATACTGGTTGTCATGTAGCTTCTGAAGAGGTCACTAAGCTTCATCTGCATGATGTGGAAAACAGCAATCATGAAGACGAGCTTGGGTCACATGATTGCAATTTCCAGGATGAAATATGCTCAAAAGAGTCTGTGATGGAAGAATTGGAATCTGCACTAAAAAGCATTTCCATTTTGGAAAGTGACGCGCTTGATTCCCCTGAAGAAAAGGAGGATTACACGGAAGTAAAAACTGATTATGAAACTATTAGTAGGGGGAGGTCGCTTAGCTTGGATGATCTTACTGAATCTGTGGCAAATGAATTCCTGGACATGCTGGGGATGGAGCAAAGTCCATTTGGCTCGAGTTCAGAGAGTGAACCTGAGTCTCCTAGGGAACGCTTGTTAAGACAATTTGAGAAGGATGCCTTAGCTGGCGGTGGTTCTCTGTTtgactttgatgtggactatggTGACCAAAGAGAATGTGACTATGATGCCTCAACTGCATCTGGGTTGGGAAACTTCTCTGAGGATTTTGAACTGTTATCAGTTATCCAAGCTGCTGAGGAGGAGCTGATGGGAACTCAGTCTGTCAGTGGAAAAGCAAGGGTCAGAATGTTGGAAGACTTGGAGACTGAGTCTTTAATGCGTGAATGGGGCTTGAATGATAAGGCTTTTGATTGTTCTCCACCTAAGAGCTCTGATGGCTTTGGGAGTCCTATCGATTTGCCTCCTGAAGAGCCGTTTGAATTACCTGCTCTTGGAGAAGGATTGGGTTCATTTCTGCAGACAAAGAACGGTGGATTCTTGAGGTCCATGAATCCTTCAATTTTCCAGAAAGCGAAAAACAGTGGGCACTTGATCATGCAAGTTTCTAGTCCTGTTGTGGTACCAGCAGAAATGGGTTCTGGTATAGTGGATATACAGCAGCGATTGGCTTCAATTGGAATTGAAAAGCTTTCTATGCAAGCAAATAAGCTGATGCCTTTGGAAGATATCACTGGGAAAACAATGCAACAAGTAGCATGGGAAGCTGGTGCCACTCTGGAAGGACCTGAGAGGTTTGTGCTGGATTGAACACTCATTGTGAAATTAGAAAGGCATGCTGTTCTTTTTctcaaatttcttcaaattatgCATTCACTTTATTGTTTCTTCCTGGTTCAGGCAAAGTTTGTTACAGCAAGAATACACTATGGATGATGCATCTCTTGGGCAAATAAGTGTGAATGACAGATCTTCTGCACCCAGATCTAATAAGCTCAGTTCAGGCTCATTGGGTAGTGAGACAGGCTCAGAATACGTATCTCTTGAGGATCTTGCACCTTTGGCTATGGATAAGATAGAAGCACTCTCAATTGAGGGATTGAGAATACAATCTGGTATGTCAGATGAGGAAGCACCCTCGAACATCAGAGCACAATCTATTGGAGAAATTTCCTCCCTCCAGGGAAAGGGAGTTGACATCAGTGGCTCACTCGGTTTGGAAGGAACCGCTGGATTGCAACTGTTGGACATAAAAGATAGTGCAGATGACATCGATGGATTAATGGGTCTGTCACTGACTCTTGATGAATGGATGCGTCTAGATTCCGGCGATATTGGcgatgaagatgaaattagtGAGCGAACTTCTAAGATACTTGCAGCCCATCATGCTAGCTCCTTGGACTTGATTCGAGGAGGGTCAAAAGGGGGGAGAGGACGTGGAAAGGGATCTGGTAGAAAGTGTGGTTTGCTGGGGAATAACTTTACTGTAGCAC
The Populus nigra chromosome 3, ddPopNigr1.1, whole genome shotgun sequence genome window above contains:
- the LOC133689247 gene encoding protein PLASTID MOVEMENT IMPAIRED 1-RELATED 1, producing MMLSKIEGGKKTREDSGNGKLLSEIETISKALYLDKNLSRTASVSTSSNRPRSTGKTQLVDPKSKLDNKHGSEDPSRKDKKSIWNWKPLKAFSNARNREFNCCFSLQVHSIEGFPSTLDNLSVCVHWKRRDGELVTSPVKVFEGIAEFEEKLTHTCVVYGSRSGPHHSAKYEAKHFLLYAALFGAMDLDLGKHRVDLTRLLPLTLEELEEDKSSGKWTTSYKLSGEAKGAKMNVSFGYTVVSNTPIFPRNNQNVNELLRVKLNNARTVKPAPKLCQGDAKSMVYRTGSLPGNFNQQRRAASRSVEDVKDLHEVLPVSSSELDIPVNILHQKLEDKLDASGYNPEFDVFTENLEPIKQPSICDSDLIKKGTENESENSEFAVIDQGIEVSSEEVNIMSADVSTVDVKMDTGCHVASEEVTKLHLHDVENSNHEDELGSHDCNFQDEICSKESVMEELESALKSISILESDALDSPEEKEDYTEVKTDYETISRGRSLSLDDLTESVANEFLDMLGMEQSPFGSSSESEPESPRERLLRQFEKDALAGGGSLFDFDVDYGDQRECDYDASTASGLGNFSEDFELLSVIQAAEEELMGTQSVSGKARVRMLEDLETESLMREWGLNDKAFDCSPPKSSDGFGSPIDLPPEEPFELPALGEGLGSFLQTKNGGFLRSMNPSIFQKAKNSGHLIMQVSSPVVVPAEMGSGIVDIQQRLASIGIEKLSMQANKLMPLEDITGKTMQQVAWEAGATLEGPERQSLLQQEYTMDDASLGQISVNDRSSAPRSNKLSSGSLGSETGSEYVSLEDLAPLAMDKIEALSIEGLRIQSGMSDEEAPSNIRAQSIGEISSLQGKGVDISGSLGLEGTAGLQLLDIKDSADDIDGLMGLSLTLDEWMRLDSGDIGDEDEISERTSKILAAHHASSLDLIRGGSKGGRGRGKGSGRKCGLLGNNFTVALMVQLRDPLRNYEPVGTPMLALIQVERVFVPPKPKIYCKVSELRNNDEEDDESESVVKQEVEKQTSEKALEEEGIPRYQITEVHVAGMKSEPGKKKLWGTTSQQQSGSRWLLANGMGKGNKHSTIKSKGVSTKSAPPLTTKVQRGDSLWSVSSRFHGTSAKWKEPHKRNPNVIFPN